One Azospirillum lipoferum 4B DNA segment encodes these proteins:
- a CDS encoding cytochrome-c peroxidase: MSANTLSLPRRALALVLMSAGIAGGGSTLAADLSTKEKLGEALFSDHNLSANRTQACADCHNPDFGFADPRTGGAGGAASVGDNGKSVGDRNAPTASYAAFTPAFHITADGKAIGGQFWDGRAATLKDQAGGPPLNPAEMGLASKEQARERLAENPDYVRAFVALYGAGVLDDAERAYDAMSDSLAAFEKTDRFAPFDSKYDRHLRGEYKMTAEEDLGMTLFFSTQFTNCNQCHKLKPMPAAAGEMFTNYEHHNIGVPANPALREASGKPATFADRGLRDNPAAAKPAFEGKFKTPSLRNVAVTGPYMHNGVFKELETVVRFYDHYNNRTDKAAINPETGKPWGPPEVGANLSKKELESGPALDTRRVKALVAFMKTLTDARYEHLLK; encoded by the coding sequence ATGTCCGCCAATACCCTTTCCCTGCCTCGCCGCGCGCTCGCGCTGGTGCTTATGTCGGCCGGAATCGCCGGGGGCGGGTCCACGCTCGCGGCGGATCTGTCGACGAAGGAAAAGCTGGGGGAGGCGCTGTTTTCCGACCACAATTTGTCGGCCAACCGCACCCAGGCCTGTGCCGATTGCCACAATCCCGACTTCGGCTTCGCCGATCCGCGCACCGGCGGCGCGGGCGGGGCGGCATCGGTCGGCGACAACGGAAAGTCGGTCGGCGACCGCAACGCACCGACGGCGAGCTATGCGGCCTTCACGCCCGCCTTCCACATCACCGCCGACGGCAAGGCCATCGGTGGGCAGTTCTGGGACGGCCGCGCCGCGACCCTGAAGGATCAGGCCGGCGGCCCGCCGCTGAACCCGGCGGAGATGGGATTGGCCTCCAAGGAGCAGGCGCGCGAAAGGCTGGCCGAGAATCCCGATTATGTCCGCGCTTTCGTGGCGCTCTATGGCGCCGGTGTGCTCGACGATGCGGAGCGCGCCTACGACGCGATGAGCGACAGCCTCGCCGCCTTCGAGAAGACCGACCGCTTCGCGCCCTTCGATTCGAAATACGACCGCCATCTGCGCGGCGAATACAAGATGACGGCGGAGGAGGATTTGGGCATGACCCTGTTCTTCTCCACCCAGTTCACCAACTGCAACCAGTGCCACAAGCTGAAGCCGATGCCGGCCGCAGCCGGGGAGATGTTCACCAACTACGAACATCACAACATCGGTGTGCCGGCGAACCCGGCCCTGCGCGAGGCGTCGGGCAAGCCGGCGACCTTCGCCGACCGTGGCCTGCGCGACAACCCCGCGGCCGCCAAACCGGCCTTCGAGGGCAAGTTCAAGACCCCGAGCCTGCGCAACGTGGCCGTGACCGGCCCCTATATGCACAACGGCGTCTTCAAGGAGCTGGAAACGGTGGTCCGCTTCTACGACCACTACAACAACCGCACGGACAAGGCGGCGATCAATCCGGAGACGGGAAAGCCCTGGGGTCCGCCCGAAGTGGGGGCGAACCTGTCGAAAAAGGAACTGGAATCGGGTCCGGCGCTGGATACCCGCCGCGTCAAGGCGCTGGTCGCCTTCATGAAGACGCTGACCGACGCGCGGTATGAGCATTTGCTGAAGTGA
- a CDS encoding PAS-domain containing protein, translated as MGETGFARFDADERLVWANAAFAALFAVPSAGTSDAPFHATLDALLAGLLGPSGIDDLRRGHAVTRAFPDGTAVTLALGAGAPGETLLTAIETAGPAEIPSEREPWAKTSLVLDCLSQGVMAFDRDLRLVAWNRRVLELLFIDPDFPRYAQPYETVVRHIAEQGGYGRGDVDDLVAQRLDYIRNASWPFYNERVRPDGVVIETVTLPLPDGGFVTTYTDITQRKHSERELAASRELFELAIRAAREGISQWDLRTGEVWFSPQWWGLLGYAETEMENSRRRWEELIHPDDRAEALEMVEELASGRRSESRLLQRFRHRSGATVFLETRALAVAGGDGRTFRIVGSHTDVTESVRAAEAVRAAKEEAERALQDLKEAQVQLIQAEKMAALGSLVAGVTHEINTPVGIALTGASLLAEKTRGLRRLFEAGSLRRGDFAEFIDIADEATQLMLLNVERATRLIQSFKQIAVDQASEERRVFELNHYIHEVLRSLGMRIRRSGHAIAVHCPEDLMLDSYPGVISQILTNFVINSILHGYDPGVRGRLTVTVTLSDGEVELVYADDGRGIPTEYHGRVFEPFFTTSRDRGGSGLGLNIVYTLVTRSLRGRLRLDSAPGAGTAFTLRFPRVTPADLLPL; from the coding sequence ATGGGGGAAACCGGGTTCGCCCGCTTCGACGCCGACGAACGTCTGGTCTGGGCCAATGCCGCCTTTGCGGCCCTGTTCGCCGTGCCTTCCGCAGGAACGTCCGATGCACCGTTCCATGCGACGCTCGACGCGCTTCTCGCCGGGCTTCTCGGGCCGTCCGGGATCGACGACCTGCGCCGCGGCCATGCCGTGACGCGGGCGTTCCCCGATGGAACCGCGGTCACGCTGGCGCTGGGTGCGGGCGCTCCCGGCGAAACCCTGCTGACGGCCATCGAGACTGCCGGACCGGCTGAAATCCCATCGGAGCGGGAACCCTGGGCGAAGACCAGCCTGGTCCTCGATTGTCTCAGCCAGGGCGTGATGGCCTTCGACCGCGACCTGCGGCTGGTCGCGTGGAACCGGCGCGTGCTGGAACTGCTTTTCATCGACCCGGATTTCCCGCGCTATGCCCAGCCCTACGAGACCGTGGTGCGCCACATCGCGGAGCAGGGGGGCTATGGCCGCGGCGACGTGGACGATCTGGTGGCGCAGCGGCTGGACTATATCCGCAACGCGTCCTGGCCCTTCTACAATGAGCGGGTGCGGCCCGACGGCGTGGTCATCGAGACGGTGACCCTGCCGCTGCCGGACGGCGGATTCGTCACCACCTACACCGACATCACCCAGCGCAAGCATTCCGAACGGGAACTGGCCGCCAGCCGCGAACTGTTCGAACTGGCGATCCGCGCCGCGCGGGAGGGCATCTCGCAATGGGACCTGCGCACGGGGGAGGTGTGGTTCTCTCCGCAATGGTGGGGCCTGTTGGGATATGCCGAGACGGAGATGGAGAACAGCCGCCGCCGCTGGGAGGAGCTGATCCACCCCGATGACCGCGCCGAGGCGCTGGAGATGGTGGAGGAACTGGCGTCCGGCCGGCGGTCGGAAAGCCGGTTGCTGCAGCGTTTCCGCCACCGGTCCGGCGCGACGGTCTTCCTGGAGACCCGCGCATTGGCCGTTGCGGGCGGCGACGGCCGGACGTTCCGCATCGTCGGCTCCCACACCGACGTGACCGAGAGCGTCCGCGCGGCGGAAGCGGTCCGCGCCGCGAAGGAGGAGGCCGAACGCGCCCTTCAGGATTTGAAGGAGGCGCAGGTCCAGTTGATCCAGGCGGAGAAAATGGCCGCACTCGGCTCCCTCGTGGCCGGCGTGACGCACGAGATCAACACGCCGGTGGGCATCGCCCTGACCGGGGCCTCGCTGCTGGCGGAAAAGACGCGGGGCCTGCGCCGCCTGTTCGAGGCCGGCTCGCTGCGGCGCGGCGACTTCGCCGAATTCATCGACATCGCCGACGAAGCGACGCAGCTGATGCTGCTGAATGTCGAACGCGCCACCCGCCTGATCCAGAGTTTCAAGCAGATCGCGGTCGACCAGGCCAGCGAGGAACGCCGCGTCTTCGAACTGAACCACTATATCCACGAGGTCCTGCGCAGCCTGGGAATGCGCATCCGCCGCAGCGGACACGCCATCGCCGTCCATTGCCCGGAAGACCTGATGCTGGACAGCTATCCCGGTGTCATCAGCCAGATCCTGACCAACTTCGTCATCAATTCCATCCTGCACGGCTACGATCCGGGCGTGCGCGGCAGGCTGACAGTGACGGTCACTCTGTCGGATGGGGAGGTGGAACTGGTCTATGCCGACGACGGCCGGGGCATTCCGACCGAATATCATGGCCGGGTCTTCGAGCCCTTCTTCACCACCAGCCGCGACCGCGGCGGCAGCGGGCTCGGGCTGAACATCGTCTACACGCTGGTCACGCGCAGCTTGCGCGGACGGCTGCGGCTGGACAGCGCACCGGGGGCGGGAACCGCCTTCACGCTGCGTTTTCCGCGCGTCACGCCGGCAGACCTGCTGCCGCTGTAG
- a CDS encoding YqaA family protein, which translates to MSDIAAYGSLFLVALAAATIFPAQSELLLAGLHSSGNYHDGLLILAATTGNVAGSTVNWALGRYLMHFQDRRWFPVSRRLVERATGWYQRFGVWSLLLAWVPFIGDPLTLVAGILRVDLRLFLLLVTLGKLGRYVALIVAL; encoded by the coding sequence ATGTCGGACATCGCGGCCTATGGCAGCCTGTTCCTTGTGGCGCTGGCGGCCGCGACGATTTTTCCCGCCCAGTCGGAGCTTCTGTTGGCCGGGCTGCATAGTTCGGGCAACTATCACGACGGACTCCTGATTCTGGCGGCGACCACGGGGAACGTGGCGGGATCGACGGTCAACTGGGCTCTCGGCCGCTATCTGATGCATTTCCAGGACCGCCGCTGGTTTCCGGTGTCGCGCCGTCTGGTGGAGCGGGCCACCGGATGGTACCAGCGCTTCGGCGTCTGGTCGCTTCTGCTGGCCTGGGTTCCCTTCATCGGCGATCCGCTGACCCTGGTCGCCGGCATCCTGCGTGTCGACCTGCGCCTGTTCCTGCTGCTGGTGACGCTGGGCAAGCTTGGACGGTACGTTGCACTGATAGTCGCTCTCTGA
- the ccoG gene encoding cytochrome c oxidase accessory protein CcoG: protein MPDGSIVQQGSAQPAKVPLYESHKTIHPKSVKGLYRRLKTATFSVLLVLFFIAPWIRWERGPEAPAQAVLFDLTAPRFFLFWIEIWPQEIYYLTGILIVAALGLFLTTALAGRVWCGFACPHTVWTDLFVWIERVFEGDRAERIRMEKQPWTMRKILRKAGKHAGWLALSLVTGFGFLAYFTDAPTLLHDLATFQASYEATSFFGIFVGMTYVMAGWTREQMCMYMCPWPRIQTAMLDEHSLVVTYQADRGDNRGPKRKSQSWDERRTQGFGDCIDCGQCVQVCPMGIDVRTGEQADCINCGLCVDACDTIMIQQGLPTRLIAFDSLAAQDTRASGKSYQWRLIRPRVIVYALLMLVIGGAMAWSFALRPSLNITVLRDRAPLFVTLSDGSIRNAYTFKVANKTRQNRSYTLSVAGLSAADIKVIGEAEPETAAHTATISAEPDSVATYRVYVTAPRGEVTASSLPLTFQLSDTVTAERNSRDSVFMGPANQ from the coding sequence ATGCCAGACGGAAGCATCGTTCAGCAGGGATCAGCCCAACCAGCCAAGGTTCCGCTGTACGAAAGCCACAAGACGATTCACCCGAAATCGGTCAAGGGCCTATATCGCCGCCTGAAAACCGCGACCTTCTCCGTTCTTCTGGTGCTGTTCTTCATCGCCCCCTGGATCCGGTGGGAACGCGGACCCGAAGCCCCGGCACAGGCGGTCCTGTTCGACCTGACTGCGCCGCGTTTCTTCCTGTTCTGGATCGAGATCTGGCCGCAGGAGATCTATTACCTCACCGGCATCCTGATCGTGGCGGCGCTGGGGCTGTTCCTGACGACGGCGCTGGCCGGGCGGGTGTGGTGCGGCTTCGCCTGTCCGCATACGGTCTGGACCGACCTGTTCGTCTGGATCGAGCGCGTCTTCGAAGGTGACCGGGCGGAACGCATCCGCATGGAAAAGCAGCCCTGGACCATGCGCAAAATCCTGCGCAAGGCGGGCAAGCATGCGGGCTGGTTGGCGCTCAGCCTCGTCACCGGTTTCGGCTTCCTCGCCTACTTCACCGACGCCCCGACCCTGCTGCACGATCTGGCCACCTTCCAGGCCAGCTACGAGGCGACGTCCTTCTTCGGCATCTTCGTCGGCATGACCTACGTCATGGCCGGCTGGACGCGCGAGCAGATGTGCATGTACATGTGCCCGTGGCCGCGCATCCAGACCGCGATGCTGGACGAACATTCGCTGGTCGTCACCTATCAGGCCGACCGTGGCGACAACCGCGGTCCCAAGCGCAAGTCGCAGAGCTGGGACGAGCGGCGCACCCAGGGCTTCGGCGACTGCATCGACTGCGGCCAATGCGTCCAGGTCTGCCCGATGGGGATCGACGTGCGCACCGGCGAACAGGCCGACTGCATCAATTGCGGCCTGTGCGTCGACGCCTGCGACACCATCATGATCCAGCAGGGACTGCCCACCCGCCTGATCGCCTTCGACTCGCTGGCAGCCCAGGATACCCGCGCGTCCGGCAAGTCCTATCAATGGCGGCTGATCCGTCCGCGCGTGATCGTCTATGCCTTGCTGATGCTGGTCATCGGCGGCGCCATGGCCTGGAGCTTTGCGCTGCGCCCCAGCCTGAACATCACCGTCCTGCGCGACCGCGCGCCGCTGTTCGTGACGCTGTCGGATGGGTCGATCCGCAATGCCTACACCTTCAAGGTCGCCAACAAGACCCGCCAGAACCGCTCCTACACCCTCAGCGTCGCCGGCCTGTCCGCCGCCGACATCAAGGTGATCGGCGAAGCGGAGCCGGAGACCGCCGCCCACACCGCCACCATCTCGGCGGAGCCGGACAGCGTCGCCACCTACCGCGTCTATGTGACGGCCCCCCGCGGGGAAGTGACCGCCAGCTCGCTGCCGCTGACCTTCCAGCTGTCCGACACCGTGACCGCGGAAAGGAACAGCCGCGACAGTGTGTTCATGGGGCCGGCGAACCAGTAA
- a CDS encoding class I SAM-dependent methyltransferase: protein MDADSIRAAYRRYAGFYDKVFGVLLASGRHAAVEWLNRRGNLRILEVGVGTGLSLSDYRKDNRVVGIDLSTDMLKVAQERVEREKLDHVEGLLEMDAGKLAFADGSFDVVVAMYVMTVVPDPQGTMAELERVCKPGGDIVIVNHFAAPSPGVRRAVEGWLSPLSKKLGWRPDFTLDAMMTGSRLAVESIRTLPPFGLFSLLHCRRG, encoded by the coding sequence ATGGACGCCGACTCCATTCGCGCCGCCTACCGCCGCTATGCGGGATTTTACGACAAGGTGTTCGGGGTGCTTCTGGCGTCCGGCCGGCACGCGGCGGTGGAGTGGCTGAACCGCCGCGGGAACCTGCGGATCCTGGAGGTCGGCGTCGGCACCGGCCTGTCGCTGTCCGATTACCGCAAGGACAACCGCGTCGTCGGCATCGACCTGTCCACCGACATGCTGAAGGTCGCGCAGGAGCGGGTGGAGCGCGAGAAACTCGACCATGTCGAAGGGTTGCTGGAGATGGATGCCGGAAAGCTGGCCTTTGCCGACGGCAGCTTCGACGTGGTGGTCGCCATGTATGTCATGACCGTCGTCCCCGATCCCCAGGGCACGATGGCGGAGCTGGAGCGCGTCTGCAAACCGGGCGGCGATATCGTGATCGTCAACCACTTTGCCGCCCCCAGTCCCGGCGTCCGCCGCGCGGTGGAGGGCTGGCTGTCGCCCTTGTCGAAGAAGCTGGGTTGGCGGCCCGATTTCACCCTGGACGCGATGATGACCGGATCGCGGCTGGCGGTGGAAAGCATCCGCACCCTGCCGCCCTTCGGGCTGTTCAGCCTGCTGCATTGCCGGCGGGGATAG
- a CDS encoding uroporphyrinogen-III synthase, with protein sequence MAEQGGDLAGKRILVPESRDLDLFAGMMEQHGAETIRCPMVKILDLDDPAPARDWLERLLTEGFDDIVLLTGEGLRRLMTVARAMEREADVVAAIGRARVFVRGPKPVKALREIGCSPFKSAPTPTTDGVIAMLSEQELDGHRVGIQLYPDNPNEPLLEAVRARGGMPVAVTPYRYANDSETGAVQTAIRDMAAGRIDFVAFTASPQVRRLHEVAEACGLADEFRQGFARTRIAAVGPVVAEAVEAAGGTVAVSPESTFHMKPLVNAIRRLLTDGAGAR encoded by the coding sequence ATGGCCGAACAGGGCGGAGATCTGGCGGGAAAGCGGATTCTGGTGCCGGAGAGCCGGGATCTCGACCTGTTCGCCGGCATGATGGAACAGCATGGGGCCGAGACCATCCGCTGCCCGATGGTCAAGATCCTCGATCTCGACGACCCGGCGCCGGCCCGTGACTGGCTGGAGCGGCTGCTGACCGAGGGCTTCGACGACATCGTGCTGCTGACCGGCGAAGGGCTGCGGCGGCTGATGACGGTCGCCCGCGCCATGGAGCGCGAGGCCGACGTGGTCGCCGCCATCGGCCGGGCGCGTGTCTTCGTCCGTGGGCCGAAACCGGTCAAGGCTTTGCGGGAGATCGGCTGCAGCCCGTTCAAATCCGCCCCCACGCCGACCACGGACGGCGTCATCGCCATGCTGTCGGAACAGGAGCTGGACGGTCACCGCGTCGGCATCCAGCTCTACCCCGACAACCCCAACGAACCCCTGCTGGAAGCTGTGCGGGCGCGCGGCGGCATGCCGGTGGCGGTCACGCCCTACCGCTATGCCAATGATTCCGAGACCGGAGCGGTGCAGACCGCCATCCGCGACATGGCGGCCGGGCGGATCGACTTCGTCGCCTTCACCGCCTCGCCCCAGGTCCGACGCCTGCACGAGGTGGCGGAGGCCTGCGGCCTTGCCGACGAGTTCCGCCAGGGCTTCGCCAGGACCCGGATCGCCGCCGTCGGCCCGGTGGTGGCCGAGGCGGTGGAGGCGGCGGGCGGAACCGTCGCGGTGTCCCCGGAATCGACCTTCCACATGAAGCCGCTGGTCAATGCCATCCGCCGTCTGCTGACGGACGGGGCGGGGGCGAGATAG